One segment of Amycolatopsis alba DSM 44262 DNA contains the following:
- a CDS encoding glycosyltransferase — MGRFLFVTPPLTGHVNPAVGVAAALTARGHQIAWAGQPQVIRRLAGDGADVFPCAVPRGLPERDASLKGPAAFRFLWEQFLIPLAEAMAPGIRAAIARFRPQVVVADQQAIAGGLVADGLGLPWVTSATTSAELVDPLAGMPKVAAWLDDLLDGLRKRIDGGPADPRMSPHGVLAFTTKELLGPATLPKRVRLVGPSIGGRVPADDFPWDRLDPAVPTVFVTLGTANADAAVDFLGAAARGLSRVAGIRTVIADPGGAVGCVGDTVLVVPRVPQMALLARVDAVVCHGGHNTVCESLWHGVPLVVAPIRDDQPIVAGQVVHAGAGVRLRFGRVKPDRIAAAVTRVLDDPAYRSAAEKVGASFREAGGAATAADHLEALLS; from the coding sequence GTGGGCAGATTCCTCTTCGTCACGCCGCCGCTGACCGGGCACGTGAACCCGGCGGTGGGGGTCGCCGCCGCGCTGACCGCGCGCGGGCACCAGATCGCCTGGGCGGGGCAGCCGCAGGTCATCCGGCGGCTCGCCGGCGACGGCGCCGACGTGTTCCCGTGCGCCGTCCCGCGAGGACTGCCCGAGCGCGACGCGAGCCTCAAGGGACCGGCGGCGTTCCGGTTCCTGTGGGAGCAGTTCCTGATCCCGCTGGCCGAGGCGATGGCGCCGGGGATCCGCGCGGCGATCGCCCGGTTCCGCCCGCAGGTGGTGGTCGCCGACCAGCAGGCCATCGCGGGCGGGCTGGTCGCCGACGGGCTCGGCCTGCCGTGGGTCACCTCCGCGACGACGTCCGCCGAACTCGTCGACCCCCTGGCCGGGATGCCGAAGGTGGCGGCGTGGCTCGACGACCTCCTCGACGGTTTGCGCAAGCGGATCGACGGCGGCCCCGCCGACCCCAGGATGTCCCCGCACGGCGTGCTCGCGTTCACCACGAAGGAACTGCTCGGCCCGGCCACGCTGCCGAAGCGGGTCCGGCTGGTCGGTCCGTCGATCGGCGGGCGCGTGCCCGCCGATGATTTCCCGTGGGACCGGCTCGACCCCGCGGTGCCGACGGTGTTCGTCACCCTCGGGACCGCGAACGCCGACGCCGCCGTCGACTTCCTCGGCGCGGCCGCACGAGGGCTTTCACGGGTCGCCGGGATCCGGACCGTCATCGCCGATCCCGGCGGTGCCGTGGGGTGCGTGGGGGACACGGTGCTCGTGGTGCCGCGCGTGCCCCAGATGGCGTTGCTGGCGCGGGTGGACGCCGTCGTCTGCCACGGCGGGCACAACACCGTCTGCGAAAGCCTGTGGCACGGTGTGCCGCTCGTGGTCGCGCCGATCCGGGACGACCAGCCGATCGTCGCCGGGCAGGTCGTCCACGCGGGCGCCGGGGTCCGGCTGCGGTTCGGCCGTGTGAAACCCGACCGGATCGCGGCCGCCGTGACCAGGGTGCTGGACGATCCGGCGTACCGCTCGGCCGCCGAAAAGGTGGGCGCCTCGTTCCGGGAGGCGGGCGGGGCCGCGACGGCGGCGGATCACCTGGAGGCTCTACTCTCCTAG
- a CDS encoding bifunctional nuclease family protein: MITMDVEGMAVLAPEAAPVMLLREREGERRWLAITIGGPEASAVALAQEKIRLPRPGTIELIGKVVESFGHRVTGVEVTALRDGIFFADLVLDSGIRISARPSDAVAIGLRAGVVIEVADSVLEVASVRVEIVGAGPDAELPSAPPDPVAQEREVEEFRAALDKIVPEDFGDPPSEPGD; encoded by the coding sequence ATGATCACGATGGACGTCGAAGGGATGGCAGTACTGGCTCCGGAAGCGGCACCGGTGATGCTGCTGCGGGAGCGGGAGGGCGAACGCCGCTGGCTGGCGATCACGATCGGCGGCCCGGAGGCGAGCGCGGTGGCGCTCGCGCAGGAGAAGATCCGGCTGCCCCGGCCCGGCACGATCGAACTGATCGGCAAGGTGGTCGAGTCGTTCGGGCACCGGGTCACCGGGGTCGAGGTCACCGCGCTGCGGGACGGGATCTTCTTCGCCGACCTGGTGCTCGATTCCGGCATCCGGATCTCGGCCAGGCCGAGTGACGCGGTCGCGATCGGCTTGCGCGCCGGGGTCGTGATCGAGGTGGCGGACTCGGTACTGGAGGTCGCTTCGGTGCGGGTCGAGATCGTGGGGGCCGGGCCCGACGCGGAACTGCCGTCGGCGCCGCCGGATCCGGTCGCGCAGGAGCGGGAGGTCGAGGAGTTCCGGGCGGCTTTGGACAAGATCGTGCCGGAGGACTTCGGGGACCCGCCGTCCGAGCCGGGCGACTGA
- a CDS encoding alpha/beta fold hydrolase: MAKVKVGDLDVHVQRLGPEDGAGPVVVFVHGLLTDSLASYYFTLGHAFAAQGIDVVMYDLRGHGRTTRPATGYRLEDFVADLDGLLAALGIDRPVHVVGNSFGGSVAFGLAASRPERVASVIAIEAEPPVRAWIGHMAEGLADAKNRLAHDEVIGWIAENHGAHTARLSKAAYKILAATTLAEDIPLSRTIGDDLAAVRCPVLALFGDLSGLSAQVPDLEANLGTCRTVVLPDQGHSVLVERTDETSELILDWVREHSCEVAA, encoded by the coding sequence ATGGCGAAGGTCAAGGTGGGCGACCTCGACGTCCATGTCCAGCGCCTCGGGCCCGAGGACGGGGCCGGGCCGGTCGTGGTGTTCGTACACGGCCTCCTCACCGACAGCCTGGCGAGCTACTACTTCACCCTCGGGCACGCCTTCGCCGCGCAAGGCATCGACGTCGTCATGTACGACCTTCGCGGGCACGGGCGCACCACGCGGCCCGCGACCGGTTACCGGCTCGAAGACTTCGTCGCCGACCTCGACGGCCTGCTCGCCGCGTTGGGGATCGACCGGCCGGTGCACGTGGTCGGGAACTCGTTCGGTGGTTCCGTGGCTTTCGGTCTCGCGGCTTCGCGTCCCGAGCGGGTCGCCAGCGTGATCGCCATCGAGGCGGAGCCGCCGGTGCGGGCCTGGATCGGGCATATGGCCGAAGGGCTGGCCGACGCGAAGAACCGGCTCGCGCACGACGAGGTGATCGGCTGGATCGCCGAGAACCACGGGGCGCACACCGCCCGGCTGTCGAAAGCGGCGTACAAGATCCTGGCGGCCACCACGCTGGCCGAGGACATCCCGCTGAGCCGCACCATCGGCGACGACCTCGCGGCGGTGCGCTGCCCGGTGCTCGCGTTGTTCGGCGACCTGTCCGGGCTTTCGGCGCAGGTCCCTGACCTGGAGGCGAACCTCGGCACCTGCCGCACGGTCGTGCTGCCGGATCAGGGGCATTCGGTGCTCGTCGAACGCACCGACGAGACGTCGGAGCTGATCCTGGACTGGGTCCGCGAACACTCGTGCGAGGTGGCGGCGTAA
- the ctaD gene encoding cytochrome c oxidase subunit I, translated as MRFGGRPRAPKGSVFLSVVRTTDHKTIGLLYLGTSFAFFLAGGFMALLMRAELGRPGLQFLSQEQYNQLFTMHGTIMLLLYATPNLFAFANYILPLQIGSPDVAFPRLNAFSYWLYLFGGTMTLTSFVTPGGAPDFGWTAYTPLSEAAHAPGVGADLWIMGLIVSGLGTILGAVNMITTILCLRGPGMTMFRLPLFTWNILFTTILILIAFPILTAALFALEADRRLGAHVYDPANGGVILWQHLFWFFGHPEVYIVALPYFGIVTEIVPVFSRKPLFGYKTMVFATISITALSIAVWAHHMFATGAVLLPFFSIMTFLIAVPTGIKFFNWIGTMWKGQLTFESPMLWSVGFMVTFLLGGLTGIILASPPLDFHVHDSYFVVAHFHYVLFGTIVFATFAGIYFWFPKMTGRMLDERLAKWHFWTTFIGFHTTFLVQHWLGNEGMPRRYADYLTSDGFTTLNTISTIGAFLLGVSVLPFLWNVVRSYRFGEVVEVDDPWGHGNSLEWATTCPPPRHNFHDLPRVRSERPAFELHYPHMVPRLRAEGHSGRPKE; from the coding sequence ATCCGCTTCGGCGGGCGGCCTCGCGCCCCCAAAGGCTCCGTGTTCCTCAGCGTCGTCCGCACCACCGACCACAAGACGATCGGCCTGCTCTACCTCGGCACCTCGTTCGCGTTCTTCCTCGCCGGCGGGTTCATGGCGCTGCTCATGCGCGCCGAACTCGGCAGGCCGGGACTGCAGTTCCTCTCGCAGGAGCAGTACAACCAGCTGTTCACCATGCACGGCACGATCATGCTGCTGCTGTACGCGACACCGAATCTGTTCGCCTTCGCCAACTACATCCTCCCGCTGCAGATCGGATCACCCGACGTCGCGTTCCCGCGCCTGAACGCGTTTTCCTACTGGCTGTACCTTTTCGGCGGCACGATGACGCTGACGTCGTTCGTCACGCCGGGCGGCGCACCCGACTTCGGCTGGACGGCCTACACGCCGCTCTCGGAAGCCGCGCACGCGCCGGGCGTCGGCGCCGATCTGTGGATCATGGGCCTGATCGTGTCCGGGCTGGGCACGATCCTCGGCGCGGTCAACATGATCACGACGATCCTCTGCCTGCGCGGGCCGGGGATGACCATGTTCCGGCTGCCACTGTTCACCTGGAACATCCTTTTCACCACGATCCTGATCTTGATCGCGTTCCCGATCCTCACCGCCGCGCTGTTCGCGCTGGAAGCCGACAGACGGCTCGGCGCGCACGTTTACGACCCGGCCAACGGCGGGGTGATCCTGTGGCAGCACCTGTTCTGGTTCTTCGGCCATCCCGAGGTCTACATCGTCGCGCTGCCGTATTTCGGCATCGTGACCGAGATCGTCCCGGTGTTCAGCCGGAAGCCGTTGTTCGGCTACAAGACCATGGTGTTCGCGACGATCTCGATCACCGCGCTGTCGATCGCGGTGTGGGCGCACCACATGTTCGCCACCGGCGCGGTACTGCTGCCGTTCTTCTCGATCATGACCTTCCTCATCGCGGTGCCGACCGGGATCAAGTTCTTCAACTGGATCGGCACGATGTGGAAAGGGCAACTGACCTTCGAGTCGCCGATGCTGTGGTCGGTCGGGTTCATGGTGACGTTCCTGCTCGGCGGGCTGACCGGGATCATCCTCGCCTCGCCGCCGCTGGACTTCCACGTGCACGACAGCTATTTCGTGGTCGCGCACTTCCATTACGTGCTGTTCGGCACCATCGTGTTCGCCACCTTCGCCGGGATCTACTTCTGGTTCCCCAAGATGACCGGCCGGATGCTCGACGAGCGGCTCGCGAAATGGCATTTCTGGACCACGTTCATCGGCTTCCACACGACGTTCCTCGTCCAGCACTGGCTCGGCAACGAAGGCATGCCGCGCCGCTACGCCGACTATCTCACTTCGGACGGATTCACCACGCTCAACACGATTTCCACGATCGGCGCGTTCCTGCTGGGCGTGTCGGTGCTGCCGTTCCTCTGGAACGTCGTCCGCAGCTACCGGTTCGGGGAAGTCGTCGAAGTCGACGACCCGTGGGGACACGGGAACTCCCTGGAATGGGCCACCACCTGTCCGCCTCCCCGGCACAACTTCCACGACCTGCCGAGGGTCAGATCCGAACGTCCGGCGTTCGAACTCCACTATCCGCACATGGTTCCCCGGCTGCGCGCCGAAGGGCATTCGGGCCGACCGAAGGAATGA
- a CDS encoding type I polyketide synthase, translating into MSVLFPGAPDLDTYWRNIVDGVDAITEVPADRWDPGFYQPDAAPRADRIYCRRGGFVGELAEVDVTGFGVMPSSIPGTEPDQLIALRVAAQAIADAGGEHRLPADRQRTGVILGRGGYLTPGLVRLDQRVRTAAQVVRTLGELMPELGGERLEELRQAFTDRLGPEAPDAAIGLVPNLAASRLANRLDLRGPAYTVDAACASSLVAVDHAVRELATGRCDVVLAGGVHHCHDVTFWSVFSQLGALSRSQRIRPFHQDADGVLIGEGTGVVVLKRLADAERDGDRVYAVVTGTGVASDGRTAGLSNPDTAGQVRAVRQAWTAAGIDPSAIGLLEAHGTATPAGDAAELATIAAVFGQSEEPTAVLGSVKSMIGHTMPAAGVAGLVKAALAVYHGVLPPTLHCDEPHPALAATRFETLGAAKVWETDDRRPVRRAGVNAFGFGGINAHVVLEQAATRGGVEVSEPERVLRLSAPTVAEMGCLLERDDLLSTGDTGRGRIRLGLVDPTPKRLNLARKVVAKGRPWRGRNDLWFVPEPLLGAGGGKLAFVFPGLENEFEAQVDDVARHFGLRWDSPEVTVGDVGRHGKGVFQLGRLLDTALRGLRVAPDALAGHSLGEWTAMAVAGIHAGDEVDAFLAGFDPDALTVPGLAFAVIGADARVVTEALEGQSEVVLSHDNAPNQSMICGPAEAVDDFVLAFRGDGVISQVLPFRSGFHTPMLAPYLGPIREAAERYTLHPAKLPVWSATTGRHYPSAAIEVRDLFVRHLLEPVRFRGLVENMYTAGFRAFVQTGAGQLGSLIGNTLHDREHLVVAAHSAHRPGLPQLLRVATALWADGADPAFELLPGQGGGKRGRAVRLDLGGALVSLDERVRRAFRPVAAKASTLDRIAERNPLAAEFSGLLADTAGLAAELFTARSAPRLRPLNTELRVSVETMPYLLDHCFFKQPAGADPVDAWPVVPATTVIGHLMEFAEQAAPGSRAIALEDVRLNQWIAATPALDVPVAVVPQGPSRVCASLGEYSRAVIELGGGFPADPPAPWTFAAGDERTPDLLAEQLYTERWMFHGPKFQGVEELVAVGERHVRGVLRTPEAPGALLDNAGQLLGYWIMSRLTGRTTVFPVGMRRIRFYGEHPLPGERLDCVVRVVSVTDAELEADIQLILRGRVWAQVEGWRDRRFDSNPVIRAMDRRPERATLSEERPGRWALVREQWPDLATRDLIMRNVLAGAERQAYADQPPRRRRTWLLGRIAAKDAVRRLLWTGGEGDIFPAELRIGNDSSGAPTLSGAYGRVLPELTVSIAHRDALGVAIARRGPCGIDVEAVEDRQESTVTAALGEGERALLGEPEALWFTRFWAAKEAVAKRLRTGLRGDPRAFTVVGADGGRLTVEAGGARYPVWHTTIATPAKKYVVAWTENEDDH; encoded by the coding sequence ATGTCGGTGCTGTTCCCCGGCGCCCCTGATCTCGACACCTACTGGCGCAACATCGTCGACGGGGTCGACGCGATCACCGAGGTCCCCGCCGACCGCTGGGACCCTGGCTTCTACCAGCCCGACGCGGCACCGCGAGCGGACCGGATCTACTGCCGTCGTGGCGGTTTCGTCGGTGAACTGGCCGAAGTGGACGTCACCGGCTTCGGCGTGATGCCGTCGTCGATCCCCGGTACCGAACCCGATCAGCTGATCGCGCTGCGGGTCGCGGCGCAGGCCATCGCCGATGCGGGCGGCGAGCACCGGCTGCCCGCCGACCGGCAGCGGACCGGCGTCATCCTCGGCCGCGGCGGCTACCTCACGCCCGGCCTGGTGCGGCTCGACCAGCGGGTCCGGACGGCCGCCCAGGTCGTCCGCACTCTCGGCGAACTGATGCCCGAACTCGGTGGTGAGCGGCTGGAGGAACTCCGCCAGGCCTTCACCGATCGCCTCGGTCCCGAGGCTCCCGACGCCGCGATCGGGCTCGTGCCCAACCTCGCCGCCTCCCGGCTGGCGAACCGGCTCGACCTGCGCGGTCCGGCGTACACGGTGGACGCCGCCTGCGCGTCCTCGCTCGTCGCCGTCGACCACGCCGTGCGCGAACTGGCGACCGGCCGATGCGACGTGGTGCTGGCAGGCGGTGTGCACCATTGCCACGACGTCACCTTCTGGAGCGTGTTCTCGCAGCTCGGCGCGTTGTCGCGCAGTCAGCGGATCCGGCCGTTCCACCAGGACGCGGACGGGGTGCTGATCGGCGAGGGCACCGGCGTCGTCGTGCTGAAACGGCTCGCGGACGCCGAACGCGACGGCGACCGGGTCTACGCCGTCGTCACCGGGACCGGCGTGGCCAGCGACGGGCGCACCGCCGGACTGTCCAATCCGGACACCGCCGGGCAGGTCCGCGCGGTGCGGCAGGCCTGGACCGCCGCGGGGATCGATCCCTCCGCGATCGGGCTGCTCGAAGCGCACGGCACCGCGACCCCGGCGGGCGACGCCGCCGAACTGGCGACCATCGCGGCGGTCTTCGGGCAGTCGGAGGAGCCGACGGCGGTGCTCGGTTCGGTCAAGTCGATGATCGGGCACACCATGCCGGCGGCGGGCGTCGCCGGTCTGGTCAAGGCCGCTTTGGCCGTGTACCACGGGGTTCTCCCGCCGACCCTGCACTGCGACGAACCGCATCCGGCGCTGGCCGCGACCCGGTTCGAGACACTCGGCGCCGCGAAGGTCTGGGAGACCGACGACCGGCGGCCGGTGCGGCGGGCCGGGGTCAACGCCTTCGGTTTCGGCGGGATCAACGCCCACGTCGTGCTGGAGCAGGCCGCGACGCGCGGTGGCGTCGAAGTCTCCGAACCCGAACGCGTCCTGCGGCTCTCCGCGCCGACCGTCGCCGAGATGGGCTGCCTGCTCGAGCGCGACGACCTCCTGAGTACCGGCGACACCGGACGCGGCCGGATCCGGCTCGGCCTCGTCGACCCGACGCCGAAACGGCTCAACCTGGCCAGGAAGGTGGTCGCGAAGGGCAGGCCCTGGCGCGGCCGCAACGACCTCTGGTTCGTGCCGGAACCGCTGCTCGGCGCGGGCGGCGGCAAACTCGCGTTCGTCTTTCCCGGACTGGAGAACGAATTCGAGGCCCAGGTCGACGACGTCGCCCGGCACTTCGGCCTTCGCTGGGATTCCCCGGAGGTCACCGTCGGCGACGTCGGCAGGCACGGCAAGGGTGTGTTCCAGCTGGGCAGGCTTCTCGACACGGCGTTGCGCGGGCTGCGCGTGGCCCCGGACGCGCTCGCCGGGCACAGCCTCGGGGAGTGGACCGCCATGGCCGTCGCCGGGATCCACGCCGGCGACGAGGTCGACGCGTTCCTGGCGGGCTTCGATCCCGACGCGCTCACGGTGCCGGGGCTGGCCTTCGCGGTGATCGGGGCGGACGCCCGCGTGGTGACCGAAGCCCTCGAAGGACAGTCCGAAGTGGTCCTTTCCCACGACAACGCGCCCAACCAGTCGATGATCTGCGGTCCCGCGGAAGCCGTCGACGACTTCGTGCTCGCGTTCCGCGGTGACGGCGTGATCTCCCAGGTGCTCCCGTTCCGGTCCGGGTTCCACACGCCGATGCTCGCGCCGTATCTCGGCCCGATCCGCGAGGCCGCCGAGCGCTACACCCTGCATCCGGCGAAACTCCCGGTCTGGTCGGCCACGACGGGACGGCACTACCCGTCGGCGGCCATCGAAGTGCGCGACCTGTTCGTCCGGCATCTGCTGGAGCCGGTGCGGTTCCGCGGTCTGGTCGAGAACATGTACACGGCCGGGTTCCGCGCGTTCGTGCAGACGGGCGCCGGCCAGCTCGGCTCGCTGATCGGGAACACCCTGCACGACCGCGAACACCTCGTCGTCGCCGCGCATTCCGCGCACCGGCCGGGTCTCCCGCAACTGCTGCGGGTCGCCACGGCCTTGTGGGCCGACGGCGCCGATCCGGCGTTCGAACTCCTGCCGGGTCAAGGCGGCGGGAAGCGCGGCCGGGCTGTCCGCCTCGATCTCGGCGGCGCGCTGGTGTCGCTCGACGAGCGGGTCCGGCGCGCCTTCCGCCCCGTCGCCGCCAAGGCGTCCACTTTGGACAGGATCGCGGAGCGGAATCCGCTGGCGGCCGAGTTCTCCGGGCTGCTGGCCGACACCGCCGGGCTGGCGGCCGAACTGTTCACCGCCAGGTCCGCGCCCCGTCTCCGGCCGCTGAACACCGAACTCCGCGTTTCTGTCGAGACGATGCCGTACCTGCTCGACCACTGCTTCTTCAAACAGCCGGCGGGCGCGGACCCCGTCGACGCGTGGCCGGTCGTCCCCGCCACGACGGTGATCGGGCATCTGATGGAGTTCGCCGAACAGGCGGCGCCGGGCAGCCGCGCGATCGCACTCGAGGACGTCCGGCTGAACCAGTGGATCGCCGCTACCCCCGCGCTGGACGTGCCGGTGGCCGTGGTGCCCCAAGGCCCTTCCCGTGTCTGCGCGTCGCTGGGCGAGTACTCACGGGCCGTCATCGAACTGGGCGGCGGATTCCCCGCCGATCCGCCCGCGCCGTGGACGTTCGCCGCCGGGGACGAACGAACGCCGGACCTGCTCGCCGAGCAGCTCTACACCGAGCGCTGGATGTTCCACGGGCCGAAGTTCCAGGGGGTCGAGGAGCTGGTCGCGGTGGGGGAGCGGCACGTGCGCGGGGTACTGCGGACACCCGAGGCCCCAGGGGCGCTGCTGGACAACGCCGGTCAGCTGCTCGGGTACTGGATCATGTCCCGGCTGACCGGGCGCACCACGGTGTTCCCGGTCGGGATGCGGCGGATCCGGTTCTACGGCGAGCACCCGTTGCCGGGGGAGCGGCTCGACTGTGTCGTCCGCGTCGTCTCGGTCACCGACGCCGAACTCGAAGCGGACATCCAGCTGATCCTTCGCGGCCGGGTCTGGGCGCAGGTCGAGGGCTGGCGCGATCGCCGGTTCGACAGCAATCCGGTGATCCGCGCGATGGACCGGCGGCCCGAACGCGCCACGCTGTCGGAAGAGCGGCCGGGCCGCTGGGCCCTGGTCCGTGAGCAGTGGCCGGATCTGGCGACCCGCGACCTGATCATGCGCAACGTGCTGGCGGGTGCGGAAAGACAGGCGTACGCCGACCAGCCGCCACGCCGGAGACGGACCTGGCTGCTCGGCCGGATCGCGGCCAAGGACGCCGTCCGCCGTCTCTTGTGGACAGGCGGCGAAGGCGACATCTTCCCCGCCGAGCTGCGGATCGGGAACGACTCCTCGGGAGCGCCGACCCTTTCGGGCGCCTACGGGCGGGTGCTGCCGGAGCTCACCGTCTCGATCGCCCACCGGGACGCGCTCGGCGTCGCCATCGCCCGCCGGGGGCCGTGCGGGATCGACGTCGAGGCCGTCGAAGACCGCCAGGAGAGCACGGTCACCGCCGCTCTCGGCGAAGGGGAAAGAGCACTGCTCGGCGAGCCGGAAGCCTTGTGGTTCACCAGGTTCTGGGCCGCCAAGGAAGCCGTCGCGAAACGGCTCCGCACCGGCCTGCGTGGTGACCCGCGCGCGTTCACCGTCGTCGGCGCGGACGGCGGGCGGCTCACCGTCGAGGCGGGCGGTGCCCGGTATCCGGTGTGGCACACCACGATCGCCACCCCGGCCAAGAAGTACGTCGTGGCTTGGACGGAGAACGAAGATGACCACTGA
- a CDS encoding acyl carrier protein — MTTETVSAAAVLADIAEMLRELLEEYGLDDAEIGLDTKFHDDLELESIDLVTLSGRLRDHYGDKVNFAEFIAERELDEIIALTVGELVDHVVGSLARKA, encoded by the coding sequence ATGACCACTGAAACCGTATCGGCCGCGGCGGTACTGGCCGACATCGCCGAGATGCTGCGGGAACTGCTCGAGGAATACGGACTGGACGACGCCGAGATCGGCCTGGACACGAAGTTCCACGACGACCTCGAACTGGAGAGCATCGACCTCGTGACGCTGTCCGGCCGGTTGCGCGACCACTACGGCGACAAGGTCAACTTCGCCGAGTTCATCGCGGAACGCGAACTGGACGAGATCATCGCGCTGACCGTCGGCGAACTGGTCGACCACGTCGTCGGGTCCCTGGCAAGGAAGGCCTGA